The sequence CATATTTTAATCTCCCTAATGAAATCAGTAGAAGAGGTTAAGAGGGCAGagttgaaaaaatgttttaataacttCATGCTGACTATGTCACCTGTACACTCTGCCCCAGTGTTCGCTTTCTTCTTCCCAATGAAGAGAGGGTAATTAGTTTCAATGGCACAGGAGAATTTAATTTGTGCAGTCACTTTCTTTTCCATTCAGTAAACTAGTGTCATATTATTTGCCTCTTTGAATGAAACAGTTTAACTGCTGGTCTTTCTTCTTTAATAGAACACAGCCATTAATGAGCTGAAGAGGCAAGCATGGGAGGAAGTGGCACAAGGTGTGAATGCCCTGGGAGAGGGGGAGCTACGCACTGCTGCCGAGGTGTGTTTGTCTCCATTCAGATCGTATCGTTGCTTCTGTGGACCCAGTTGTGATTTTTAAAGCAGCCTTCCCTTTCTGATGTGCAGGTGAAGCGTCGTTACCTCGACTGGCGTGCGCTTACGAAGAAAAAACAGTTGCAGActgaactctctctctcttcctcgccCCCCTCTTTGGCCATTAAGACTGAGTATGGAAATTCCTCTCCAGAGCACGAGGCGCCTTCTTTGGGATCTGGTTGTGACCAGCTGCTTGACCTCTCGGGCTTCCCAAAGGACTGGCACTGTGACTGGCCGGAGATGGTGGCTCTCAGCGGGTCGAGCGGGCAGGCCGTGGGGGCACTGCCGGGAGTAAAGATGGAGGACGATGTCAGTGAATACAgagtaacagtgtgtgtgtgtttctctctgtagAGCAGCCATCAAAGCTTAGAGTCTGTTAAATCATCATTTCATGTATATGCACACTGattattttgtaaaaatatgCTCTTTAATACAGAGCTGCTAATATTATGAGAAGACAAACAGCCTATGTTGAAATTCAAGTGTTGCTAATGTGTAATTAGTCAAATTaatgtccttaccagccattACTTAATACACATTATGCAGCTCAAGTGTCTCtagtcagtccagtctgttgaTTGTACTCCTGCAGGTTCACAAGGTAGAGACTAAATTAAATTAAGCACGTGTTAATTAATTAGGATATAATTGAAGACTGacatttaaatattactttTCTGTGATTACATTAAGATCTGCTTTTAGATCAAATCTCACTGGTCACTCTTATCTTATGAGATAACGCTTCCTGTTACAGCAGCTAAAGAGTTAGTATATGCAGTATACGCTATATAGTGTTCATTCATCTGCCTTCAAAAAGATATAAACTTGAGAAaaatcccattcttaatccatagggtttCATATGATGCCCATCCAACCTTGGAAGCggccatccccaaactgctCCTACAAAGTTtggagcatgaaattgtccaaaatgtcttgttcTTTTCACTATTTTAAGGGGCCGAGCCCAACTCCTGGAAAAGAACATGTCTCTGCTGATCTAGAGACCAGTGCTGgtgtgctttacaccactgcagcCGACGCTTTGCTTTGCACTTGGTGATGTGAGTTGCTCGGAcatggaaacccattccatgaagctctctacacactattcttgagctaatctgaaggccacatgaagtttggagatCTGTAGCGATTTACTCTGCAGGAAGTTGGCGACCTCTGCGTACTATGCGCCTCAGCATCCACTGACTCTCCTCTGTGATTTTACGTAGCCTACGTAAAATGAGTTACCATCGTTCCCAGTTGCTTCCACTTTGTAATAATGCCACTAAaagctgactgtggaatatttactAATGAGGAAATTTCACCACTCGACTTGGAATTCAAAGAGCTCCTGAGAGCGAGCCATGTTTGTAGAgtcagtctgcatgcctaggtgctTAATTTATATacctgtggccatggaagtgatCAGAACTCCTGAATTCAATGATGTGGATGGGCgagtgaaattttttttttgccaatatAGATATTTATACATCTCAAAAATTCTCCAGTATTTTGTGTCTTTGGTTGATTTAATACTGCCTTATAATATAAAACTGCACGATATCTAGTATAGCGGTACATATTATCAGCCAGAGAATCTGCAGTAATAAAAGAAGTGATGATGGTTTGTGTGCAGACCGTGAAATAATCAGCTCAGCACATGAAACCATCAAATGTAGTCGCAGAGatttagtttaaaaataatttcgGGATAAACTCTCAGCCAGAAATCCAGATTGATGACTCAGAATAGCTCATGACTGTATTTAATGCTgtatcatttatataaaaacaagaaaataactcAGGAGAAATTAGGATCCCCTATTTACCTCAGTGCTTCTTGAGCGCATCTTTCTTTGGGTTTATTTGTGAAGGCTTGCTTCAGAGTCTCCTGTGAGAATTAGAAATAAGTGTGGCGTTCGCTTTAGTTATGCCGACCCAGAGGAGCTCCTCGTCCTGCTGATACCAAACACATCCAATAGTTAAGGTGTTGCTACAGTTGATGCACATCTGCAGGCCACTTTGCACCCCAGCTCCTCATTTTCATGCTGTCTGACTTAATCAATTTCATGTCTGCGACCACTGATGTCTGCAGCGTTCTGCGCTGAAAGCCTTGCTGCTGATCTCCCCACTGGTTATCCACATATGTGTGAAAACCTGTTAAATgatgactctctctctctttctccttcccTCTAGCTGGATGGGGATGTGGGAGATGGAGAaatggatgatgatgatattcCCTCTCTCCTTTGTGACATCGAGGCACGTGTAGAGGGGCATGATACTGATGTTTATTCCCACAATGACTTGGGCATGCCCAGCCCCTCCAAGGATCCGACTTCCACCACCAGCAGAAATCTACTGCTGCCCGGTGGCCTGATGGGAATGCTGGGTGAACTCAGCAGTGACGAGAACATAGGAGCAGGGTGTCTGGTTGCTGTTGAGAAACATCGTCTGGAGCTAGAGAAACAAAGGCTGGCTGTGGAGACTGAACGCCTGGTGGTGGAGAAAGAGCGGTTATTGGTGGAGAAAGAGCGACTTCGTCAGACAGAGGTGGAGAGAGAGCGGCTGCAAATAGAGAAGGAGAGGTTAcatgtggagagagagaggctgagactCATGCGTGTTGGCCAATCAGAGTACGTCAACTCTTCTTTTAACCTGCCGCCGCAACAAGGCCCAGTCCTTTCCTCTCGTTCGTCCTTATCCTCAACTCATGATGGACAGAGGGAGAAGGGAGTGTCGGCGGCGGACTTGGAGGCAGCGAAGTTAAATCTGGAGAAGGAGAGACTGCAGCTGGAGAAGGAGAGACTGCAGTTCATCAAGTTTGAGGCTGGCAGGTTGCAGATTGAGAGAGAGCGCCTGCAagtggagaaagagagaatgcAGCTCCACAAGGACCATTTGTCAGTAAAAATCTGATAAGAGTGAGAAAAAGAGGGTAGATGAGCAGGGTGAATAAATTAGATGTCTCCAGATCACTATTGGTACTAGCAGCAGATTTTTCACAGACATACTGTCTACGTTTGGTGCGAGACACTTTAGTGATCTTTCCTAAATGGCTAAGAAGAAGCCCGAGAACAGTGCCTTAGGGTGTAATATTTGTTCGGCACAATCAGCGGCCAAATGCAACAACTGTTGGCTGATGTTCAGCACTCCAGTTCACAGAAATGTGCTGTGGAAGATGTTAAATAAATACTGGGCTGTTAGTGCAATTAATCTTTATTGGTGCAGAAATATTTAAGTATATATATGAAATAGTGCTATTGTACTATAACTCCTATAAACCCTAACCCTTGCCTATCTattattgaaaaacaaatagTTCAGTCACACTACAGTAAGCATATGATGGTAACCTCCTTGCATCTAGGAAAAAATGGTGGTTGCGTTATGATTACATTGAATATTTTGCATTTGGTAAACAACTGCAAATAGCTGCGACGAACTGGTCACATAGAAGGTAAGTGTGCAACTCCACCTACCTCTGGTTGGCCACTTTTGGTTGCAAGGTGATTGCTGATAATCTGTTTTGGTGGTTTTTTCCTTTGTCTGTGCCTTTAAGTCTTTGCAGGTCCCTGAGTGGATGAGCTGACGGCTGCCGATTGGTCCGCGATCATGTGGTCGCATTCAAAATCCCTCCACCAGCAGTTGTCCCTgggcagccactgacagcagcagcagacctgaccctggcCTCCAAAACCTGAGACATTTTTGCCTGTGACTTTGTGcgacttttctcagttctgtatatagtgtgtacattagttttcattgtaaatagcacattgtaaatagcactggaacagaaggggtgagctgccttattgttttccttgcactgttttctcctgtttatttcagttagggAGCACTTGTGTCATCGATCcattgatccatccatccatcttcttctactTATTTGAGGCTGGGTTGCAGGGACAGCAGCCTAAGAAGAGAAGCCCAGGCCTACCACACCGAGATGTTCCCAGGCGAGCTGAgcgatataatctctccagtgtgtcttgGGTCTACGCCGAGGTATCCTCACGGCAGGATGCCAACACCTTGCCTGGTTGGGTGTAGTGTACATTGGGTAGCCTCAGCCAAGAGGACTGATCCCCAGTTACTTCTGTCATTTTGAAGTTAAATCACCATGTTACAGCAACTAAACCAAcaattgtggaggaatttttatattatatttggaCTGTGAATGTAAGTAGTGATTGTgaatttctgtttaatgtgaAATTTTGTGTATGTAGAGGCTCACAGATTCAGTTTCCACCTGTTTATGACAGTTAATCACAGATTCTGTTAATTCAGTTATAAATTGACAGCAGACTGACTCTGtccttttgcttttctttttgccGTCTTGACGTACTAAATTTGTTCTAATGTCAGTCAGATGACACCTGACTGCGTGCAGACATGGTCCCTGTCAGTCATTTTAAAGGCAGCAAAATTCCATGGTCATTGCACACGGTCACAATAATTTGCGGCGTTCTGCGATCTCCAACCACCGTTTTCTCTAGTGTAACTGTAACAAAAAGCACACAACTTTTGTTGTACAGAAAAAATTTAGTTCACAGAAGACAAACACGATTGACAATAATATTTTAAGTTGATATCTCACCTTTTCACAGGCTTTTAGATACTAATATCACTACCACTGATCCAACACGAGTCACACCACAACCCTGATACTGAGAAACCTAAATGGAATTCAGCTATTGCTGATTTTATACACCACACATCTGTATTCCTCCTACTCATGTCAGGAAGGACTTTGCAAGATTTTTAAAGGAATTTCTGATCAGCAAGTTTGATGTGCatgctaaaaaaaatactgtaagtGAAGTAATGAAAGTTTTGCTGTAAACATGCTGTAAAGTATTACTGGCTTTGAAGACTGTAATCCATACTGTACTAAAAGCTGTGTCATCTGTAACATCAATGACACCAAACACAAGCTTTTATAttgaaaattataataatagtcATCATAAATATTGTTACTTTTTCCTAATgttagatatttttttcttatgttgATTTATATTTGACATTCAATCATAGTATGAATATGTTATTATATAAAACTAAAGTCTACGGAGCCCAAATTcatgaaactttctttgaacACAGGCAAAGAAAAGGTTAAATATCGGGGTGTAGGTCTGGgtcaattaaaataacaaaatctgGGTATTGGACTTTGTGGAGAATGCATTACAAGTGcgtctttttaaaatattttcctgAAATTGTGCCTTTTTGCTAAAATACTTGTTGATAAAGAGAAATTTCAAAAATTGTGGTGCTCAGAATGAAACAAAATCTGTTATACATCCAGATCCTAAAGTGCTGCTTCTGATGATTAAGCTGTGAGGGCCCTTTCATGTCTTTATGCATAACGACAAAAgagaataataagaaaaaatgcaaaagtttTTACTCTTCTGCACTGATGCTCTTTAAGAAGAAGGGACAATTGCTGAAATGTCCCTGATGCACCTCTCAAAAACTGCAACTTTTGAGGACTTTACTAAATCTGATGTAACCTGGTGACACTTGaaagtgaaacatttaagtTCATAAGAAAGACCTTCATTATCACCCGAGGGCTtacacaaacaaagacacacattcaAAGCGAGGTGGTCGAGGCCGACAGATCAAATCACAAAAGGCTAGTTTACTTCTCGGTCCCATGGTTTATACTCGTCTCTACTTGAGAGAGGAAAGCCTCATTCAAAAGGCTCTGCTTTATCTTTAGACGTGATCTGAAAATCCACTGTGTTGATTCAAAGAGTCCCTCAGCACTGAAGTCATATATTGAGTCAACTGACTGCTGTCTAGACTGTGTGAGCctattagaggaaaaaaaacaatacaatattTCCTTCCTGATATCGTGTTAACTTTACTTGACCTTATTCAGTGATGCAGCCCATTATATCAGGTTAACAGATATTACACATTTATAACctttctgaaaaaaagaaaagaaataaaagtgagAGAGCGCTGTTAGCGTTGTGAAGGTAAAACACTGTGCACAGACTGAGATGCCTGCAGGTCCTGTGGCAGACTGTTTCACAGGTGGCGAGGATAAAAACTAAAAGCTGCCTGCCCAGAGGTCACAGAGCTCGCTACAGCTCAAAGATCTGTGTCCAAGGATTTCAGGGGTCTAATACCTTAAAATCAGCTGTTTCAAGATTTGAAAAACAGTGGATGGACTTTAGAGGTAATCTCAGGTTTTTCTTCTCAGACTTGCTGTAAGAGCTCTCGTTGGCAGTCTATAAAAGAGAGAAGAGATATTACGAAGCCAATCTGATTAGTAATGAAAGTGAACATTCTGCCCGTCTAGTCCCATTCTAACCCATCGTTTTGTAAAATTCCTTTAATGATAAATGCTTTGTGACTGTGCATTGAAAgccaaaaaaagtgcaaaaacaggaatttggttttgtttctgaGACACGTTGAGTCATGTAAGTAATGATAACACTGATCTGATGAGGTGCTGATTAAACCTAATGTGCTGTTTTACTGCATATTCTGATATTTCTGTTGGAGTGGATGCATAATTTAATAAAAACCCTTGTCTTGTCAAGATAAATTTGCTTTCAACATGTTAGTTGGATAGAAGAGCATGAAAGTGGCTTTGTACAACAGTTGATTGTCAGTCACTTAAAACTGGTTGGTGTCTGCTGTTCCTCTGTTCGGGTCATTCCATCTAAATCCATCAAATTacgaaacaaaaaagaaaaaaataatcccactTGATGTGCATAAATTggtctgaattttttttcttttactgtgatTAGgtttccaaaaaataaaatttaataaaaggtGTTAGATGATTTTTTGAGgggccattttaaaattctattaTCTAAAAAACTATTTGAGTTTAGGtcctttattaatattattattattactatttttttcaTAACAAATATCGGGTAGGCTACTATGGctctgttaggatgcctgggtcgttgacccagggttttgaaTTTATTGTactatttatcatttctaatcttgggtttctttgttagagttctcttttatggtttatgtctctgtgcatccttagttgctgtctcccctgtctgcgatatccccgtgtccagtcagtgtctgtgtctgtcctggtcccacgtctctgttccctctgttgcagtgcctgcgtgtgagtctgtgtctttagttcagtctgtcttatgtttcctgttttattttgaaggtccatgtttgatgttaatgtatctggtttcgcttccccttgtctcattaggcctgatttgccccagctgtgtttccctcctgttacccattccctgattgctccctctgtgtatttaagccctgtgtttcgctgtgtctgtgttgtgatctATTCGCatcttgctgtgtgttctggCCATTTGCCATGTCAGGTTATTTGTTGTCGTCAGTTTATTATTTGTATTCCCAGTTTTGCTAGTTCTCTGTTTGCCATCTAGCAATGAATCTGAGTTTAAATTCACCTTTTGTCCGAGAcggtctgcactttgggtcctcctaccactcctgcctgcacacaacCCTCACACGACAGGCTCTGCTAATATAGACCAGAAACCACAGTGTTGCAGGgaggcaatattttttcataaaTTTTATTTAGAGCTTCTCACATGCACGAATTCTGTTACTTTTTGCAGTCAACTGCATATCTGAAATCTCCCTTCCTCAGCTTCTTTCCAACTTCCTTGGACTCTCGTGAAGTAAATTTGGTGCCATGATGGATTTGTATGTAATCTGACATTTGACCTCGACTCCCAGTGCGTGTGTTACTACTGTCAGAGAAATCAGCAATTAGTTGTCACAGTGTGCAGAAAAAGCTAAGACAATCATCCAGAagcaaagtgtttttgttttttgtaatcagTTCCATTTGATTTACTCATAAATcgaaactgaaaatattttagtCATTCTTTTTCCATTGGCATTAAATGACAAACAAtctcatttattattcattcagCCAGAAAATTTGCACTAATTCAACCCTGAAGAATCCCAgcagtgaatttatttattgtcatctcATTTTTTGTGTGCGGCTACTCCAGCTCTGTACGCGTATAGGTAGGTAGTATGTACTAGAGTAACCCCACTTCTTAACAGTCTTAAAATATTCAGATCCTAGCAGCTGCagtggcaacaacaacaacaacaaaccagCACAACGGTGAGCTGCCTGTGTGTGCTAAGAGTGTTGGAATTTAATCTTCTATCAGATCGTGAGAAATGCctcaagaaaaagagagagcaggGGAGGTGGTCATAACGGGAAAGGAGCTGTGGATGACAAATCACGGTGTGACAGGGATTCCCCCTGAGAGACGAAtgcaaaacaggagaaataagATATGACAAGAGGAGGGGAGGATAAAGAGAATGAGCagtgagagcagaggagaaatgaGGTGGGGCCGAGCAGAAGGGGGATAATGCAGAGCTGAGCGAAGGTAAGGCAGAGGCTGAGAAAGATAAATCgtgtcagtaaaaataaaaaggtgaaaAGGCTGCTGTCACTCTGCAGTAACGATAAAAGAGGCAGACGGGAGGCGTGTGAGCGTTCACATGTGTGCATTTGCACACGAAGGTGCAAGGTTAAAAGGGTGGTGGAACTCCACAAAACTGTTATTTTGCTTCATCTTCAAGTAAATGGGAAATACTTGTCAGTAATAACACAGCATGGTGTGCGAGCGCATGTGTGGGTTTCTGCGAGAGCGTGAGTGAGATGGGAAATAATGGGAAATGCTTGTTGGTGATAGCTCTGCATTAAGAGTGTTAGATCCCCAAGGACTGAAGAAAAATACAACCCAAATGACAAACTCACAGCAGGGAGTTTTTAACCCCATAACGGCAGGTCTACAGCGGCAGAGACTGAGACATGTTGGTATCACACAGGGCAGACACATAAGAAGTCctgtaaaacttaaaaaaaaacaaccccaaaacctCCATCTGTCTCTGGAGAAAAATGGATTTCTCAAAACCACTGATTGAGCGATTTCGTTTTGGTTTAAAATCATGTAATGGCACGAGTACAGACACAAAAATCCAAcccttttttagtttttaagtcAAGTTAATGGACGCAGTAATCCTCATCTGCTATGATCCTTTTGCTTATTAAGTGCAaagcaaaaagcagaaaatatgtagaaacaaaacactaaaatagTTCCTGAAGCTGCATGCAATCTATAGACAATTAGATGATATCCATGAACTTATTTCAGTTTGGTGTTGTGTTAAATTCTCCATtgtaaaagtgtttttcttattaGAGAAACTCAATGAGTGCAAAATCATCAAATAATCATTGTAACTTCTGGTCTTATTGCCTGCTTTTATATTGCTACTTGCAACGtgttttatttagtatttacatgtaacaaatctataaataaatataaatttgaatttgaattaattgatttttttttaacgctTTGCTCTGGGGTGCGGATCATTTCTCAGTAGTTCATGGTGAAACTGTATCCTTCTCAGTTTGGTTGGGCAGTGATGGTCTTTAAGCTGCCAGGTCCCTACTCTGCTCCCATTTGACTGTAGCGATGTGAGCATAGTGCTGGTGATAATACATGAAAAGCTAGATCTTTCTGCAAACCTCCCTGCTCCATGGTGGTTAATGGCTGTTTATATCTGTGCCAGAAACTAGTCTAACGAATCCTGAGTAAACTGGTCTGTGTGATGGTCTGGCTGAGGTATGAATGACTCTGATTAGAATCtcactcaaagacaagaaaCCCTCAGGAAAAGTGTGTTTGGTTGGTAGATCTGGGATTAAATACAAGATTAGTAAACCCTGACCTTGAAATCCTAACACTTGTTTATGTTGTGGATAAGCCTGCATCAAAAATACTACAATTATTGTATATTCACATGTTGCTGTTTGTGAATAAGTGGGGATCATGTGTCATGGCTCCTGCACACTCTATCTTTACCTGAAAAAGAGTATTTGTAAAGAGAGGACTATGACCTGCTGGCTGGTACATGTGGATAAAAGCAGCTTTGGAGTATGTCAGGACTCGAGTTGCCTAAAACTGTGTGTACTTAATGTCTCATAATGACTTTACACTCTTAAACTTGCTCTATCGGGAGATGTTATATACTTGTGCCTGTTGTACCTTGGCAGTTAAGTGTTTCATTAACTTTCCTCAACATTAAGTGCTAATTTATTCATATAAGTCAACCATGTATTTTGTGCATGTAGTAGTTTTACAGATTTAGAAGTGGAAAAAATGCAATAACcctttttgcctctgtacacaaCTATAGTAGAATTTAAAGGTACAGTGTGTATgatctcaccactagatgtcagtacaTTACATACAGATTGCAGTCAattgaattctgttttcttatCTCTTCAAATAACAGTGGCAGCTGAGGCAAAAAACTGGCCACAGTTAACAATCAATATGTGACTGAAGATGTGATtgaggctcaaaagtaattatACAGATAAAAGATCTGTAGATGATTCCAAGTGTTGTGTTTAATTTGGATTTGGTAGATGTTAACTGTAGCTCTCAGTATGAGGTCATGCCATCATTAGGCCATAAAAACAAATCTATCAGAGAGATAGACAAACCTTAAGGGTGGTAAAATCAGCGATCTGTTATAGTCTTAAAAAGACCTAAAAGA comes from Astatotilapia calliptera chromosome 14, fAstCal1.2, whole genome shotgun sequence and encodes:
- the msantd4 gene encoding myb/SANT-like DNA-binding domain-containing protein 4, giving the protein MKHLKRKRKSNYSVRETQTLIREIHKRRDVLFSRQQNTAINELKRQAWEEVAQGVNALGEGELRTAAEVKRRYLDWRALTKKKQLQTELSLSSSPPSLAIKTEYGNSSPEHEAPSLGSGCDQLLDLSGFPKDWHCDWPEMVALSGSSGQAVGALPGVKMEDDLDGDVGDGEMDDDDIPSLLCDIEARVEGHDTDVYSHNDLGMPSPSKDPTSTTSRNLLLPGGLMGMLGELSSDENIGAGCLVAVEKHRLELEKQRLAVETERLVVEKERLLVEKERLRQTEVERERLQIEKERLHVERERLRLMRVGQSEYVNSSFNLPPQQGPVLSSRSSLSSTHDGQREKGVSAADLEAAKLNLEKERLQLEKERLQFIKFEAGRLQIERERLQVEKERMQLHKDHLSVKI